The genomic stretch CAGCAAGGCTTCCCGATGGTTGAGATTATCACATGGAACGACTATGGCGAATCGCATTACGTCGGACCTCTAAAGTCAAAGCACTATGACGACGGAAATTCGAAATGGACCAATGACATGCCTCACGATGGATTCCTCGATCTGTCAAAGCCTTTTATTGCTGCATACAAGAATAAGGATACCGATGTCTCTAAATACATCCAGAACGAGGAGCTGGTCTACTGGTATCGCCGCAATCTCAAGGGATTAAACTGTGATGCCACGGACACTACCTACAATCGCCCTGCTAACAATGCCAGCGGCAACTACTTTGAGGGCCGGCCCGATGGCTGGGATTCTATGGAAGACGCTGTTTAtgtcgccgccttcttgaAGTCTGCTGGCACAGTCACCGTCACGTCTGGAGGCACCACCCAATCGTTCCAAGGAACTGCTGGCGCAAATATCTTCCAAGTTTCGGCCAACCTGGGTCAGCAGAAGTTTGCTCTCACCCGAAATGGCCAAACCGTCTTTGACGGGACGTCTCTCATGGATATTACCAACGTCTGCGCCTGCGGCATATACAACTTTAACACATATGTCGGCACTGTTCCGGCAGGATTTGACGACCCTCTAGAAGGAGATGGTCTCGCATCTCTCACGATTGGCCTGCATGTGACAACTTGCCAAGCTCGTGCCTCTCTGGGAACCAATCCCCCCGGTTACATCAGGTCCTGTCACTTCgatttcagcttcttcgacTCGGGTTTCTTCTCCCCCGGTTTCCTCTACCCACGCATCTTCCCCTCCTGTGTCTCCCCCTCCAACTTCTCGTTCTAGCTCTTCTACTCCCCCAGTCAGCACACCGCCACCTGGACAAGTCTGTGTTGCTGGAACCGTTGCCAATGGTGAAAGCGGTAACTATATTGGTCTGTGCAACTTCAGTTGCAAGTAAGTTCTTTTCTATCCTCTTTTACAGCTTCACAGCTAACTCTCACAGCTATGGCTACTGCCCTCCTGGGCCATGTCAGTGCACTTCATATGGATCGCCCATTTCCCCGCCGGCGTCGAATGGCCGCAACGGCTGCCCTCTCGCTGGAGAAGGCGACGGGTATACTGGCCTCTGCAGTTTCACCTGTAATCACGGCTACTGCCCCCCGACGGCATGCCAGTACTGCTAGATCATTTGAGTTGTACAACTGGGCGTGGTACGGG from Trichoderma atroviride chromosome 3, complete sequence encodes the following:
- a CDS encoding uncharacterized protein (CAZy:GH71~SECRETED:SignalP(1-27)), with the protein product MLPKLNLVRRLGLGALAAAALSSLSSAAPANVAIRSLEERASSADRLVFCHFMIGIVGDRGSSSDYDDDMQRAKAAGIDAFALNIGVDGYTDQQLGYAYDSANRNGMKVFISFDFNWWSPGNAAGVGQKIAQYASLPAQLYVDNRPFASSFAGDGLDVNALRSAAGSNVYFVPNFHPGQSSTSTIDGALNWMAWDNDGNNKAPKPGQNVTVADGDNAYKNWLGGKPYLAPISPEFFTHFGPEVSFSKNWVFPSGALIYNRWQQILQQGFPMVEIITWNDYGESHYVGPLKSKHYDDGNSKWTNDMPHDGFLDLSKPFIAAYKNKDTDVSKYIQNEELVYWYRRNLKGLNCDATDTTYNRPANNASGNYFEGRPDGWDSMEDAVYVAAFLKSAGTVTVTSGGTTQSFQGTAGANIFQVSANLGQQKFALTRNGQTVFDGTSLMDITNVCACGIYNFNTYVGTVPAGFDDPLEGDGLASLTIGLHVTTCQARASLGTNPPGYIRSCHFDFSFFDSGFFSPGFLYPRIFPSCVSPSNFSF